A window from Mycobacterium saskatchewanense encodes these proteins:
- a CDS encoding trans-aconitate 2-methyltransferase — MWDPDVYLAFADHRGRPFYDLLSRVGADRARRVVDLGCGPGHLTKYLARRWPDAVIEAIDSSPEMVAAAKERGIHAVNADVRDWRPKPDTDVVVSNAALHWVPEHSDLLVRWAGELAPGSWIGVQMPGNFESPSYAAVRALARREPYAKLLRDIPFRVGAVVQPPTYYANLLLDAGCKVDVWETTYLHQLTGEHPVLDWITGTALVPVRDRLSDEGWEQFRQELIPLLDDAYPARGDGTTIFPFRRVFLVAVAGGSGRPAG; from the coding sequence ATGTGGGATCCCGACGTCTACCTGGCCTTTGCGGACCATCGCGGGCGCCCCTTCTACGACCTGCTGTCGCGGGTGGGCGCCGACCGGGCGCGCCGGGTCGTCGACCTCGGCTGCGGGCCCGGTCACCTGACGAAATACCTGGCCCGCCGCTGGCCCGACGCGGTGATCGAGGCGATAGACAGCTCGCCGGAGATGGTCGCGGCCGCCAAGGAGCGCGGCATCCACGCCGTCAATGCCGATGTGCGGGACTGGCGGCCCAAGCCCGACACCGACGTGGTCGTCAGCAACGCGGCGCTGCACTGGGTGCCCGAGCATTCCGACCTGCTGGTCCGCTGGGCCGGCGAACTGGCGCCCGGATCGTGGATCGGGGTGCAGATGCCGGGCAACTTCGAATCGCCCTCGTACGCCGCGGTGCGGGCGTTGGCGCGCCGGGAACCGTACGCGAAGTTGTTGCGCGACATTCCTTTTCGGGTCGGGGCGGTGGTGCAGCCGCCGACGTACTACGCGAACCTGCTGCTGGACGCGGGATGCAAGGTCGACGTGTGGGAGACCACCTACCTGCATCAGCTGACCGGCGAGCACCCGGTGCTCGACTGGATCACCGGGACGGCACTTGTCCCGGTGCGCGACCGGCTCAGCGACGAGGGTTGGGAGCAGTTCCGCCAGGAGCTCATCCCGCTGCTGGACGACGCCTACCCGGCGCGCGGCGACGGCACGACGATCTTCCCGTTCCGGCGGGTGTTCCTCGTCGCGGTGGCCGGTGGGTCGGGCCGCCCGGCCGGCTGA